One window of Pyrus communis chromosome 12, drPyrComm1.1, whole genome shotgun sequence genomic DNA carries:
- the LOC137710443 gene encoding leucoanthocyanidin dioxygenase: MVSSDSVNSRVETLAGSGISTIPKEYIRPKDELVNIGDIFEQEKNNEGPQVPTIDLKEIESDNEKVRAKCREELKKAAVDWGVMHLVNHGISDELMDKVRKAGKAFFDLPIEQKEKYANDQASGKIQGYGSKLANNASGQLEWEDYFFHCVYPEDKRDLSIWPQTPADYIEATAEYAKQLRELATKVLKVLSLGLGLDEGRLEKEVGGLEELLLQMKINYYPKCPQPELALGVEAHTDVSALTFILHNMVPGLQLFYEGKWVTAKCVPNSIVMHIGDTLEILSNGKYKSILHRGMVNKEKVRISWAVFCEPPKEKIILKPLPETVSEDEPAMFPPRTFAEHIQHKLFRKSQEANLLPK; this comes from the exons ATGGTGAGTTCTGATTCAGTGAATTCAAGGGTTGAGACCTTGGCCGGCAGTGGAATCTCAACCATTCCAAAAGAGTACATCAGACCTAAAGATGAGCTCGTAAACATTGGTGACATCTTCGAACAAGAGAAGAACAACGAAGGGCCTCAAGTTCCCACCATCGATTTGAAGGAGATAGAGTCCGATAACGAAAAAGTGAGAGCAAAATGCAGGGAGGAGTTGAAGAAGGCAGCTGTGGACTGGGGTGTCATGCACCTTGTGAACCATGGCATCTCCGACGAGCTCATGGACAAGGTCAGGAAGGCCGGTAAGGCCTTCTTTGACCTTCCCATTGAGCAGAAGGAGAAGTATGCCAATGACCAGGCCTCTGGTAAGATTCAAGGCTATGGAAGCAAGCTTGCAAACAATGCATCTGGGCAGCTTGAGTGGGAGGACTACTTCTTCCACTGTGTATACCCAGAGGACAAGCGTGACTTGTCTATTTGGCCTCAAACACCTGCTGATTACAT TGAGGCAACCGCCGAGTATGCTAAGCAACTGAGGGAGCTAGCAACCAAGGTACTGAAAGTTCTGTCACTTGGCTTGGGATTGGATGAAGGGAGGCTGGAGAAAGAAGTTGGTGGACTTGAAGAGCTCCTCTTGCAAATGAAAATCAACTACTACCCAAAATGCCCTCAGCCGGAGCTTGCACTTGGTGTTGAAGCTCACACTGACGTGAGTGCACTCACCTTCATCCTCCACAACATGGTTCCTGGCCTGCAGCTTTTCTATGAAGGAAAGTGGGTCACTGCCAAGTGCGTTCCAAATTCCATCGTCATGCACATTGGGGACACACTTGAGATTTTGAGCAATGGGAAGTACAAAAGTATACTCCACAGGGGCATGGTGAACAAGGAAAAGGTGAGGATTTCATGGGCAGTTTTCTGTGAGCCACCAAAGGAGAAGATCATCCTTAAGCCGCTGCCGGAGACCGTGTCCGAGGACGAGCCGGCAATGTTCCCACCACGAACTTTTGCTGAGCATATTCAGCACAAGTTGTTCAGGAAGAGCCAAGAGGCTAATTTGCTCCCCAAGTGA